The nucleotide window TTCACGCGTTCGGTCACCACGGCGATGGCTCCCGGAATGATTTCGAGCGGAACGGCGAACTTTTCGCCGAGTTTCGAGACCTTCTTGCCCGAGTCTGCGATAATCACGTAGTTGTCGGTCATCGAGGCGACAATCTTTTCGAGCAGGTGAGCGGCACCGCGGCCCTTGATGAGGTTCTTGTTGTCGTCGATTTCGTCGGCTCCGTCAATCACCATGTCAAGGTGGGAAACTTCGCCCATTTCTTTGAGCGGGATGCCGAGGCTACGGCACTGGAGCGTGGTGCTCCAGCTGGTGCTCACGCCAACGACGTTCAAACCTTCGGTCTTGATGCGTTCTGCGAGGCGGTTCACCATGTGCGCTGCGGTACTGCCCGTACCGAGCCCAACGGTCATGCCGTCTTTGATCATGTCTGCTGCGCGGACACCTGCCGCTTTCTTGAGTTCGTCCATCGTTGCCATTAGCGCCATCTCCTATCTTCGTTTTGGTCGTAATCGCCGTCAAAGCTGTTGTCGTAATTGTCGTCGCCGTAATCGTCGTAGTCTTCGTCCGGGAATCCGGATTCCAGTTCGGTGAAACTGGGCGATTCAATTGAAACGACTTCTACTTCGAAAATCAAATCCTTGCCCGCAAAGGGGTGGTTCCCGTCGACAAGGACTGTATCCTTGTAGATTTCTTTAACGACATAAATGCCGTCGCATTCCTCGTCGTCATTCAAGTTCAAGTCGTCGCAGAACTCGTCTGCTGTCTCGGGGAGCTGGAATTCGCGGATGTCGTTGTCCTGGAACA belongs to uncultured Fibrobacter sp. and includes:
- the rpiA gene encoding ribose-5-phosphate isomerase RpiA, translating into MATMDELKKAAGVRAADMIKDGMTVGLGTGSTAAHMVNRLAERIKTEGLNVVGVSTSWSTTLQCRSLGIPLKEMGEVSHLDMVIDGADEIDDNKNLIKGRGAAHLLEKIVASMTDNYVIIADSGKKVSKLGEKFAVPLEIIPGAIAVVTERVKKLGGDLKVRMGAPGKDGPVISDSGNLIADAKFGIIDNPDKLARDLEHIVGIVGHGLFVGIVTKVILADAEKGLVEF
- a CDS encoding peptidylprolyl isomerase — translated: MEIIEDKTKVSIAYVLKELSGRILEEVPPSYPFVYIHGYNNIIPGLESALLGRRLGEKFSIKIPSRLGYGEYRKDLVMQVPKDELRDVGELWLGMELEMFQDNDIREFQLPETADEFCDDLNLNDDEECDGIYVVKEIYKDTVLVDGNHPFAGKDLIFEVEVVSIESPSFTELESGFPDEDYDDYGDDNYDNSFDGDYDQNEDRRWR